From the genome of Candidatus Nitrosocosmicus oleophilus, one region includes:
- a CDS encoding tetratricopeptide repeat protein — translation MFDGYASVTVMGKLLKKIVADYTDLLSEPVRFEGLLKDIYGSENKREIFLLTVALRARITEFRECNIFDKDTENKIYNVITRLSSDYGLDEKSAAWATIAWSIGFDLMTEEEFNDLANGNRSERYLILGNHIANMDEGIQQGEVLQCNPISNLVMVNTANLKQLYENGIMFHNQGKFVEALECYDKALRIDPQNSNVLSNKGLSLHNQGKFVEALECYDKALRIDPQDEFIIKRRNNTKELLFNSSNNARSGQAIGQVSNLNNGLKNSNKLYFLGLALAAVLLTIGVVTYIIFGTNIDLKVNLLEDKSELNGYVSTNNNALTNQGLESPGISSDKESISEFTNNIEKELNLQINSENQSLLQNVNKSEAHSNTGNSQSNGIESDGLNGVDQKVDNFKTELGKAMKSNFS, via the coding sequence ATGTTTGATGGCTATGCTTCTGTCACAGTTATGGGTAAACTGCTAAAGAAGATCGTCGCAGATTACACAGATCTTTTAAGCGAGCCAGTGAGGTTTGAAGGCCTACTCAAAGATATATACGGCTCTGAAAATAAGAGGGAAATATTTTTGCTTACTGTCGCCCTTAGGGCTAGAATAACTGAGTTTCGAGAGTGTAATATCTTTGATAAGGATACTGAAAACAAGATTTACAACGTGATCACCAGATTATCCTCAGATTATGGATTGGATGAAAAATCTGCTGCATGGGCGACTATTGCTTGGTCTATTGGATTTGATCTGATGACAGAAGAAGAGTTTAATGATTTGGCAAATGGTAATAGATCAGAAAGATATTTGATCCTCGGCAATCATATTGCGAATATGGATGAGGGCATCCAACAAGGGGAAGTTTTGCAGTGTAATCCAATCTCCAATTTAGTAATGGTAAACACAGCCAATCTAAAACAGTTATATGAAAATGGAATAATGTTCCATAACCAAGGTAAATTTGTAGAAGCATTAGAATGCTATGATAAAGCACTAAGAATAGATCCCCAGAATTCTAATGTTTTATCTAATAAGGGGTTGTCTCTTCATAACCAAGGTAAATTTGTAGAAGCATTAGAATGCTATGATAAAGCACTAAGAATAGATCCCCAGGATGAATTCATAATCAAGAGAAGGAACAATACCAAAGAGTTATTATTTAACTCTAGCAACAATGCAAGATCTGGTCAAGCCATAGGTCAAGTATCAAACTTGAACAATGGCTTGAAAAATTCTAACAAGTTATACTTTCTAGGATTAGCATTAGCTGCAGTACTCTTGACAATAGGTGTAGTTACGTATATAATTTTCGGAACAAATATTGACCTTAAAGTAAATCTTTTAGAGGACAAATCCGAGTTAAATGGTTATGTTTCCACTAATAATAACGCTCTAACAAATCAGGGTTTAGAATCACCGGGTATTTCCTCCGATAAAGAATCAATTTCAGAATTCACGAATAATATAGAAAAAGAATTGAATCTCCAGATAAATAGTGAAAACCAGTCCCTTTTGCAAAATGTAAATAAATCAGAGGCACACTCTAATACTGGAAATTCACAGAGTAATGGCATAGAGTCTGATGGTTTGAATGGAGTGGATCAAAAGGTAGACAATTTTAAAACAGAGCTAGGTAAAGCAATGAAAAGCAACTTTAGCTAA
- a CDS encoding PP2C family serine/threonine-protein phosphatase — MIEINTTQIFDKCITSNSKKWLVYSKSVEGASHSRTGFSNQDSIRWKQSHTSNTVVMSVADGHGSDIHFRSKVGSQFAVKIAVETLFDLFHNQPIEIDNVFQVRDIIRYSAPRLLVHNWMDRVQYHVQKHPFSNSEIDLILKKKGPLILEKIVNNPKIAYGSTLLTAVITKNYFIFFQLGDGNILIVDNDQNVRCMFSNKNSDSDDNSSIESIIHTESLCMDNSWLEFKTGIFDFQALKPKLILLSTDGYCNSFSSESGFLKIGLDYLALLEKFGFSYLSKNLCNILKQTSLEGSGDDITLGLIYQM, encoded by the coding sequence ATGATTGAAATTAATACCACACAAATCTTTGATAAATGTATAACATCAAATTCAAAAAAGTGGTTAGTGTACAGCAAAAGTGTAGAGGGCGCATCACATTCACGAACTGGTTTTTCCAATCAAGATTCAATTAGGTGGAAACAATCTCATACGTCTAACACTGTAGTCATGTCAGTTGCAGATGGTCATGGAAGTGATATACATTTTAGAAGCAAAGTCGGTTCACAATTTGCAGTCAAAATTGCGGTAGAAACTTTATTTGACCTATTTCATAATCAACCAATTGAAATCGATAATGTTTTTCAGGTAAGGGATATTATTAGATACTCCGCGCCTCGTCTATTAGTACATAATTGGATGGATCGAGTGCAATATCATGTGCAAAAACATCCTTTTTCAAACAGCGAGATTGACCTCATATTGAAAAAGAAAGGTCCCCTCATATTAGAAAAAATAGTTAACAATCCAAAGATCGCTTATGGATCCACATTATTGACTGCAGTCATAACAAAAAATTATTTCATATTTTTTCAACTGGGTGATGGTAATATATTGATTGTTGACAATGACCAGAACGTAAGATGTATGTTTTCCAATAAGAACAGTGACTCTGATGACAACTCATCAATCGAATCAATTATTCATACCGAATCACTTTGCATGGACAATAGTTGGCTAGAATTCAAAACTGGAATATTTGACTTTCAGGCCTTAAAACCGAAGTTGATTTTGTTATCTACCGATGGATATTGCAATTCCTTTAGCAGTGAATCTGGCTTTCTTAAAATCGGACTTGATTATTTAGCACTTTTGGAGAAATTCGGGTTTTCGTACTTGAGTAAGAATCTTTGCAACATATTAAAACAAACCTCTCTCGAAGGGAGTGGTGATGATATAACTCTTGGTTTGATTTATCAGATGTAG
- a CDS encoding serine/threonine protein kinase has product MIPKAKQMNTTHEFQAGEPVHINSLNIVCNIEKELGSGTQGKVYSLISPDNTQLVLKWYFPSMATKEQYDILKSLIQKDSPSNRFLWPLALVKTPNKEGFGYAMVMKESRFKSFSLWLSRKIDPSFKVLLTACFELVQSFHLLHSKGLCYQDLSLNNIYFDPENGEIRIGDTDNIVVNGQDKGNVIGTPKFMAPEIIVGKALPNTQTDLYSLAIILFYILFLNHPLEGKIESSIKSLDLPSMSKLYGFEPIFIFDPSNDSNYPDPAFHENAIIFWSIYPDFIKRIFIRAFTNGITDPMHGRVRETEWQIALLALRDSLYYCKRCGSENFLATDSFVLEKLKIPVDLGGVNPDNNVWKQSNMAKGVQSNPLCWNPKCKTMNTHILNIRIDDRLFVALNHDTKLFLHHIDPDRKYDFSNPIAEVSRHPTDPGVWGLKNLSACTWKVGKANGDVIEVYSKQSFSLVPGTQIDFGTSKGVVCY; this is encoded by the coding sequence TTGATTCCAAAGGCTAAACAAATGAACACCACGCACGAGTTTCAAGCGGGTGAGCCAGTCCACATAAACAGCCTAAACATAGTTTGCAATATTGAAAAAGAATTGGGTTCAGGTACCCAAGGTAAGGTATATTCATTAATCAGTCCAGATAATACTCAACTTGTTCTAAAGTGGTATTTTCCTTCCATGGCTACTAAAGAGCAATATGATATTCTCAAATCTCTAATTCAAAAAGATTCTCCAAGTAATCGGTTTCTTTGGCCTTTGGCACTAGTTAAAACTCCAAATAAAGAAGGATTTGGATACGCAATGGTCATGAAGGAATCGAGATTTAAAAGTTTTAGTTTATGGCTATCTAGGAAAATTGATCCTTCCTTTAAAGTGTTGCTGACCGCCTGCTTTGAATTGGTACAAAGTTTTCATCTATTGCATTCAAAGGGCCTTTGTTATCAGGATTTATCCCTAAATAATATTTATTTTGACCCTGAAAATGGGGAAATACGCATAGGAGATACAGATAATATTGTAGTAAATGGTCAAGATAAAGGTAACGTAATAGGGACCCCTAAATTCATGGCCCCAGAAATAATAGTTGGAAAAGCGTTACCAAATACCCAAACAGATTTATACTCGTTAGCAATAATATTATTTTATATTTTGTTTCTAAACCATCCATTGGAAGGCAAGATCGAAAGTTCCATCAAAAGTCTTGACCTACCTTCCATGTCTAAACTATACGGTTTCGAACCGATTTTCATATTTGATCCTAGCAATGATTCCAATTATCCTGATCCAGCTTTTCATGAGAATGCCATAATATTTTGGAGTATTTATCCCGATTTTATTAAAAGAATTTTCATAAGGGCTTTTACCAATGGTATTACGGACCCGATGCATGGAAGGGTCAGAGAAACTGAATGGCAAATTGCTTTGCTCGCGTTACGCGATTCTCTATATTATTGTAAACGTTGTGGTTCTGAGAATTTCCTTGCTACTGATTCCTTTGTACTTGAAAAATTAAAGATCCCCGTAGACCTGGGTGGAGTTAATCCTGACAATAATGTTTGGAAACAAAGCAATATGGCCAAGGGGGTACAAAGCAATCCTCTTTGTTGGAATCCAAAATGTAAAACTATGAATACTCACATTTTGAATATTCGAATTGATGATCGATTGTTTGTTGCTTTAAATCATGACACCAAATTATTCCTTCATCACATAGATCCGGACCGCAAATACGATTTCTCTAATCCTATAGCAGAAGTTTCTAGGCATCCAACTGATCCCGGGGTCTGGGGATTGAAGAATCTTTCTGCATGTACTTGGAAAGTTGGCAAGGCTAATGGTGATGTAATTGAGGTTTATTCAAAGCAAAGTTTCTCCTTAGTGCCAGGTACTCAAATAGACTTTGGCACCTCTAAGGGTGTGGTTTGCTACTAG
- a CDS encoding vWA domain-containing protein, with protein sequence MTLPGGEISKRELHFIWIVDCSGSMRDDGKIQALNYAIKEAIPHMQRESENNIQANLLISALKFSTGAQWIIAPTRVNEFKWTDIEAKGETDLGQAFLLLSEILRIPPMTERGLPPVLVLLSDGQPTDNFKDGLEKLLSEPWGRKAIRVSIAIGEDANMDVLQRFIGDNERQPLLARNPESLTKYIKWVSTVVQTASARPKSQQKYYDGSISNVDIPKPPEIISGATDVW encoded by the coding sequence ATGACTCTTCCAGGTGGTGAAATTTCAAAAAGAGAACTACATTTTATCTGGATTGTAGATTGCTCGGGATCTATGAGAGATGATGGAAAGATCCAGGCCTTGAATTATGCTATCAAAGAGGCAATTCCTCATATGCAAAGAGAATCTGAAAATAATATCCAAGCAAATCTGTTAATAAGTGCATTAAAGTTTTCCACAGGTGCACAATGGATTATTGCCCCTACAAGGGTAAATGAATTCAAATGGACTGATATAGAGGCGAAGGGTGAAACTGATTTGGGACAAGCTTTCCTTTTACTATCTGAAATCTTGCGCATACCTCCAATGACTGAAAGGGGGTTACCACCAGTATTGGTATTGCTCTCTGATGGACAACCCACTGATAATTTTAAAGATGGTTTGGAAAAATTGTTGTCAGAACCATGGGGTCGAAAGGCAATTCGAGTATCTATTGCAATCGGTGAGGACGCAAACATGGATGTTCTTCAAAGGTTTATTGGAGACAATGAAAGACAACCGCTATTGGCGCGAAACCCCGAATCGCTCACAAAATATATAAAATGGGTATCAACAGTCGTGCAAACAGCTTCAGCTAGACCCAAAAGCCAACAAAAATACTATGACGGATCTATTTCTAATGTTGACATACCTAAACCTCCTGAAATAATATCGGGAGCTACCGATGTGTGGTAA
- a CDS encoding IS5-like element ISThar1 family transposase translates to MIDWPSYNRSLVQRGEILFSYDFLDGWGSEIENMNINKKGKPFVFPDSFILAIGYIRYLFHLPYRQTQGIIKATGKRLPANPPSYGHICKRINKLNIDIKRDKMDDDDDLIISIDSTGIKITNRGQWMDEKWNTQNRKGYLKIHVAVDIKTRKIIALEVTDEKVHDGKMLKKLVNHVLDSREPNTVKIKSVLADGAYDSNPNFVYLEDKKINPGIKVRRNSIVSPKNNRLRNNEVKLQAKDLLKWKTKRKYGQRWISETVFSAIKRMFGEYTSANRFQNMVKEIMIKVSLYNIFRRI, encoded by the coding sequence GTGATAGACTGGCCCTCTTACAATCGCTCATTAGTTCAACGCGGTGAGATCCTCTTCTCGTATGATTTCCTTGATGGTTGGGGTTCAGAGATAGAGAATATGAATATAAACAAAAAGGGTAAACCATTTGTATTTCCAGATTCTTTCATCTTGGCCATTGGTTACATTCGCTATTTATTTCACCTACCATACAGACAAACCCAAGGTATAATTAAGGCCACAGGAAAAAGGTTACCTGCTAATCCACCAAGTTATGGTCACATCTGTAAACGAATCAACAAGCTAAACATCGATATTAAAAGAGACAAGATGGATGACGATGATGACCTAATAATATCAATAGACAGTACAGGTATCAAGATTACTAACAGAGGTCAGTGGATGGATGAGAAATGGAATACACAAAATAGAAAAGGATATCTCAAGATCCACGTTGCTGTAGACATAAAGACCAGGAAAATCATTGCTTTGGAAGTGACAGATGAGAAGGTACATGATGGGAAAATGCTAAAGAAACTAGTCAATCATGTTTTGGATTCGAGAGAACCAAACACTGTAAAGATAAAATCGGTACTAGCTGATGGAGCCTATGATTCAAATCCAAACTTTGTGTATCTTGAGGACAAAAAGATCAATCCAGGTATAAAGGTAAGAAGGAACTCTATTGTTTCTCCTAAAAACAATAGGTTAAGGAACAACGAAGTAAAGTTACAAGCAAAGGATCTGTTGAAATGGAAGACAAAAAGAAAATACGGACAGAGATGGATATCTGAAACTGTGTTCTCAGCTATAAAGAGAATGTTTGGTGAATACACATCAGCAAACAGGTTTCAAAACATGGTAAAGGAGATCATGATAAAAGTATCATTGTATAACATTTTTAGAAGAATATAA
- the thsB gene encoding thermosome subunit beta: MSIQTGSAGGMPVLILKEGASETKGREAQKNNINAAKTVAEIVRTSLGPRGMDKMLVDSLGDVTITNDGATILKEIDVQHPAAKMMVEISKATDNEVGDGTTSVVVLAGSLIEKAEELITKNVHPTVIVDGYRKCAVKSIELLNNIAIKVTNNEKEQLVKIAKTSMQTKLVSKESDDLANIVVTAAQQVSESRNGSTKVDLDDIKVEKKSGGSIKDTKLIKGIVLDKEVVHGGMPKRVEKAKIALINSALEIEKTEFDAKLNITSPEQMKRFLDEENTMLKTMVEKLTGSGANVVICQKGLDDIAQHYLAKANVLTVRRVKESDMTKLSRATGARVINNLDDLTSKDLGAADLVEERKVETDKWVFIEGCKNPKAVTILIRGGSQRVVDEADRSVHDALMVTKDVLEKPLIVAGGGSPEAYVSGKLREWTNTLTGREQLAAEKFAEALEIIPLTLAENAGMNQIDTLAELRSKQNKGSKWAGIDARNSRIADMSKLEIFEPLSVKEQIIKSATEVASMLLRIDDVIASSKSAGGGGMPPGGMGGMPPGMDGMM, translated from the coding sequence ATGTCAATTCAAACAGGATCAGCAGGCGGAATGCCCGTTTTAATATTAAAAGAAGGCGCAAGTGAGACTAAAGGAAGAGAGGCACAGAAAAATAACATAAACGCAGCAAAGACAGTTGCTGAAATAGTACGAACTAGTTTAGGACCTAGAGGCATGGACAAAATGCTTGTAGATTCTTTAGGTGATGTAACTATCACTAACGATGGTGCAACTATATTAAAAGAAATTGATGTTCAACATCCTGCTGCCAAAATGATGGTGGAAATAAGCAAGGCAACAGATAATGAGGTGGGGGACGGTACAACTTCTGTAGTTGTTCTAGCGGGTTCTTTGATTGAAAAAGCAGAGGAGTTGATTACGAAGAATGTTCACCCGACTGTTATTGTAGATGGGTATAGAAAATGTGCTGTCAAGTCAATAGAACTTTTGAACAATATCGCCATTAAGGTAACAAATAACGAGAAGGAGCAATTAGTAAAAATAGCAAAGACATCAATGCAAACTAAATTAGTTTCAAAGGAATCAGATGACCTGGCTAATATTGTTGTAACAGCTGCTCAACAAGTATCCGAGTCTCGAAATGGATCTACAAAAGTCGATTTGGATGATATCAAGGTTGAAAAGAAATCTGGCGGATCCATTAAAGATACAAAATTGATAAAAGGAATTGTTTTAGACAAGGAGGTAGTTCATGGAGGGATGCCCAAAAGGGTAGAAAAAGCTAAGATCGCATTAATCAATTCTGCTTTGGAAATAGAAAAGACAGAATTTGACGCAAAATTAAACATTACGTCACCAGAGCAAATGAAGCGATTCCTTGATGAAGAAAACACCATGTTAAAGACCATGGTTGAAAAATTAACTGGATCTGGTGCTAATGTAGTAATATGTCAAAAAGGATTAGATGACATTGCACAACACTATCTCGCAAAAGCCAATGTTTTGACTGTTAGACGTGTGAAAGAGAGCGACATGACCAAGTTATCCAGAGCAACAGGCGCAAGAGTTATCAACAATCTAGATGACTTGACAAGCAAGGATTTGGGAGCTGCTGATCTCGTTGAAGAAAGGAAGGTTGAAACTGATAAGTGGGTATTCATAGAAGGATGCAAGAATCCAAAAGCTGTAACCATCTTGATCCGTGGTGGATCCCAGAGAGTAGTCGATGAGGCAGACCGTTCTGTTCATGATGCACTTATGGTGACTAAAGATGTCTTGGAAAAACCCTTGATAGTAGCTGGAGGTGGATCACCTGAGGCGTACGTTTCTGGAAAATTGAGAGAATGGACTAATACATTGACTGGTAGAGAACAACTGGCAGCCGAAAAATTCGCTGAAGCACTGGAAATTATCCCCTTAACCCTTGCAGAAAATGCAGGAATGAACCAAATTGATACATTAGCTGAATTGCGATCTAAGCAAAATAAGGGATCAAAATGGGCTGGAATTGATGCACGCAATTCACGAATTGCCGACATGTCTAAACTTGAAATATTTGAGCCGTTATCAGTAAAAGAACAGATTATAAAATCCGCTACTGAAGTGGCATCCATGTTGCTAAGGATTGATGATGTAATTGCTTCAAGTAAATCTGCTGGTGGAGGAGGAATGCCACCAGGCGGAATGGGCGGAATGCCACCAGGCATGGATGGAATGATGTAG
- a CDS encoding 50S ribosomal protein L11: MSEKKVVNALVSGGEASAGPPLGPALGPLGINILQVVNTINEKTKDFPGMKVPVKVEVDTETKQFTVEVGIPPTAALIFKESGITKGSGTAGTNFVGNISMEGIVKISKMKLDVSYAQTIKSSSKEIIGTCLSLGIKVEDKVANEIYQDISAGKYDALLA, translated from the coding sequence ATGAGTGAAAAAAAAGTTGTGAATGCATTAGTAAGTGGGGGCGAAGCTAGCGCGGGGCCACCTTTAGGACCTGCTCTTGGACCACTTGGAATTAACATTTTACAAGTTGTTAATACTATTAACGAAAAAACTAAAGATTTTCCGGGAATGAAAGTTCCAGTCAAAGTGGAAGTCGATACTGAGACTAAACAATTTACAGTTGAGGTAGGTATACCTCCAACAGCTGCCCTTATTTTTAAGGAATCTGGAATTACCAAAGGGTCTGGAACTGCTGGTACTAATTTTGTAGGGAATATCTCAATGGAAGGTATAGTCAAAATATCAAAAATGAAATTAGATGTCTCATACGCACAAACGATAAAATCTTCTTCAAAGGAAATAATAGGCACCTGTCTAAGTCTGGGTATAAAAGTGGAAGATAAGGTGGCAAATGAGATATATCAAGATATTTCAGCTGGCAAATACGATGCGTTGCTAGCCTAG
- a CDS encoding transcription elongation factor Spt5 — MPKNLHKDDDDLDLIDLNDDKYSNDNNKSDKIDTDTDIVDSQHKKKSTKAKLIGNNSTKRTKDDNLDAKEFKNVSEKGSKEPDNQTGDTALLSNEEDDDSKFFVVRVAGGQESMIASMLQSRLHSKKIEGIYSVLFLENFKGYVIVEAVDSNIAYEALHGIRHIRGQIRGELPFKDLEGYLIKKPVVTELIIDDTVEIIAGPFKSMKAKIMRVDYEKQEATVVLLDSPYQIPVTVDANYLKKSL; from the coding sequence ATGCCAAAAAACCTCCACAAAGACGACGATGATTTGGATTTGATAGACCTGAATGATGACAAGTATTCTAATGATAATAATAAATCCGATAAAATTGACACTGACACCGATATTGTTGATAGTCAGCATAAAAAAAAATCAACCAAGGCCAAGTTGATTGGTAATAACAGTACAAAGAGGACAAAGGATGATAATTTAGATGCTAAGGAATTTAAAAATGTAAGTGAGAAGGGATCAAAAGAGCCTGACAATCAAACTGGGGATACTGCTCTCTTGTCAAACGAAGAGGATGATGATTCAAAATTTTTTGTTGTTAGGGTGGCTGGAGGTCAAGAAAGCATGATAGCATCAATGCTGCAGAGTAGATTGCACTCAAAGAAAATAGAGGGTATATATTCGGTTTTATTTTTAGAAAATTTTAAGGGTTACGTAATCGTTGAAGCAGTAGACTCGAATATCGCATATGAGGCTTTGCACGGAATCCGACATATACGTGGACAAATAAGGGGTGAACTTCCATTTAAGGATCTGGAGGGTTATCTCATCAAGAAACCAGTAGTTACCGAACTAATCATCGATGACACAGTAGAGATTATTGCGGGACCGTTCAAATCCATGAAAGCCAAAATTATGAGAGTTGATTATGAAAAGCAGGAAGCCACAGTAGTATTACTTGATTCTCCATATCAAATACCTGTAACTGTTGACGCTAATTATTTAAAAAAGTCTTTATAG
- a CDS encoding D-aminoacyl-tRNA deacylase, with amino-acid sequence MVNNFTIITSSKDIASFTMLNYLKNEVGFEDSLDDRAKLGIDKNQDARNSDSRIRFLKCKKYNNLNLVVTDEELIHIKNIDKFEFPNNVLIFLSKHASKSKIPALTSHFTGNFSTDKSLGGAAFEIGIAYPSFQKEYMKNLFSMKNSLPKYDLTIESSHHGPTSSSNPILFIEIGSSEEEWNNKETAKMVCDCLIQTIQNVNKKANNEELEIAIGLGGNHYPQKFNNLILSSNVAFASIASKHNLRFINNEMLNQMWEKSIEKVTSIYIDKKGMGSEKNRILSLLRTHVLEPKYI; translated from the coding sequence TTGGTAAATAATTTTACAATCATAACCTCTTCCAAAGATATTGCCAGTTTTACCATGCTAAATTATTTGAAAAATGAGGTAGGGTTTGAGGACTCTCTTGATGATCGCGCCAAACTCGGGATTGACAAAAATCAAGATGCAAGAAATTCTGATTCTAGAATTAGATTTCTTAAATGCAAAAAATATAACAACCTGAACTTAGTTGTAACAGATGAGGAATTAATTCACATTAAAAACATCGACAAGTTTGAATTTCCAAATAACGTATTAATTTTCCTATCTAAACACGCATCAAAGAGTAAAATACCTGCATTGACATCCCACTTTACAGGAAATTTTTCAACAGATAAGTCGCTAGGTGGGGCAGCATTTGAGATAGGTATTGCATACCCTAGTTTTCAAAAGGAGTACATGAAAAATTTGTTTTCGATGAAGAACAGCTTACCCAAATACGATCTCACTATTGAATCTTCTCATCACGGACCAACATCATCCTCCAATCCAATCTTGTTTATTGAGATAGGATCCTCTGAAGAAGAATGGAACAACAAGGAAACAGCCAAGATGGTTTGTGATTGCTTGATACAAACTATACAAAATGTAAACAAAAAAGCGAATAATGAAGAATTAGAAATTGCTATAGGGTTGGGTGGTAACCATTATCCACAAAAATTTAACAACTTAATTCTGTCTTCGAATGTTGCCTTTGCATCTATTGCCAGTAAACATAATTTGAGATTCATTAATAATGAAATGTTAAACCAGATGTGGGAAAAAAGCATTGAGAAGGTAACCAGTATTTATATTGACAAGAAAGGTATGGGTAGTGAAAAAAATAGAATATTATCACTCCTAAGAACGCATGTATTAGAACCAAAGTACATTTGA
- a CDS encoding NUDIX domain-containing protein, whose protein sequence is MKKDETPPFDQSHKKTSMVVTSVLKNQNEVLVLRRSMKVKTMQEKWAGVSGYLEKNEDLLSRALIEIYEETRINKDELILRKIFNQFGVQIHNELMIIIQPFCFVSNTRNVVLDWEHSDYYWMNKKEMDNFEFVPRLKQIISRCFEEL, encoded by the coding sequence ATGAAGAAGGACGAGACACCACCTTTTGATCAAAGCCATAAAAAAACTTCGATGGTTGTAACCTCGGTTTTAAAAAACCAAAACGAAGTATTGGTTTTACGTAGAAGTATGAAAGTTAAGACCATGCAAGAAAAATGGGCAGGGGTGAGTGGGTATCTTGAAAAAAACGAAGATTTACTCTCTAGGGCATTGATAGAGATCTATGAGGAAACACGAATCAACAAAGATGAGTTAATATTAAGAAAAATATTTAATCAATTTGGTGTTCAAATTCACAACGAATTGATGATAATCATCCAACCCTTCTGTTTTGTTTCGAACACCAGGAATGTAGTATTAGATTGGGAACATTCAGACTATTATTGGATGAATAAGAAGGAAATGGACAATTTTGAATTCGTCCCCCGATTAAAACAAATAATCTCAAGATGTTTTGAAGAACTATGA
- a CDS encoding 50S ribosomal protein L19e, with product MVVNIHKKRELASRILGVGVNRVRFEPDKLDDVADSITRENIRSLISNGSIWTAKVRGTSRGRTRSKLATKKKHGTGPGSKKGKKTARVGKKEVYVIKVRSMRRHLKILKERKDITNEQFWALYKKVNGAQVRSLSHLRELVKITKTH from the coding sequence ATGGTAGTAAATATACATAAAAAAAGAGAACTAGCATCCCGTATTCTTGGAGTTGGAGTTAATAGGGTAAGATTTGAACCAGACAAATTAGATGACGTAGCCGACTCAATTACACGTGAAAACATAAGATCTTTGATAAGCAATGGGTCCATCTGGACCGCAAAAGTTAGAGGCACTTCAAGAGGCCGAACTAGGTCAAAACTTGCAACTAAGAAAAAACATGGAACTGGCCCAGGATCCAAAAAAGGCAAAAAGACAGCTCGAGTAGGTAAAAAGGAAGTGTATGTTATCAAAGTACGATCGATGAGAAGGCATCTAAAGATATTAAAGGAGAGAAAAGACATAACGAATGAACAATTTTGGGCTCTATACAAAAAAGTAAATGGTGCTCAAGTACGTTCCTTGTCTCATCTTAGAGAACTGGTTAAAATAACAAAAACACACTAA
- a CDS encoding 50S ribosomal protein L32e: MVINNDLLEQRKKISEHRPKFKRQESWRYKRLAVTWRKPKGVDNKMRKQVSGVPPLVKIGYRGPKISRGLHPSGYVDSLVHNVKDLMLLDKTKDAARIGRTVGNKKRLEIISKAESMGIKLINGKKSESDTSKASTPKKNSSKASTPKKNSSKASTPKKNQK, translated from the coding sequence ATGGTAATCAATAATGATCTCCTTGAACAACGTAAAAAGATTTCAGAGCATCGTCCCAAATTTAAGAGACAAGAAAGCTGGAGATATAAAAGGTTAGCCGTCACCTGGAGAAAACCAAAGGGCGTTGACAATAAGATGAGAAAACAAGTCTCAGGAGTACCCCCATTGGTAAAGATTGGTTACCGTGGCCCCAAAATATCACGGGGATTACATCCTTCTGGTTATGTTGACAGTTTGGTTCACAACGTTAAGGATTTAATGCTCCTGGACAAAACTAAAGATGCAGCCCGCATAGGCCGTACTGTAGGAAACAAGAAGAGACTTGAGATCATTTCAAAAGCAGAGTCAATGGGAATTAAACTAATTAACGGAAAAAAATCTGAATCCGATACATCCAAAGCTTCAACCCCAAAGAAAAATTCATCCAAAGCTTCAACCCCAAAGAAAAATTCATCCAAAGCTTCAACCCCAAAGAAAAATCAAAAGTAG